In the Arachis ipaensis cultivar K30076 chromosome B10, Araip1.1, whole genome shotgun sequence genome, one interval contains:
- the LOC107623786 gene encoding inositol transporter 1: MTITMHSTPGSSGYLDLYPERKMSFFKNPFILGLAAVAGIGGLLFGYDTGVISGALLYIKDDFEQVRNSSFLQETIVSMAIAGAIVGAAVGGWTNDFFGRKKATLFADVIFALGAILMAAAPDPYVLILGRLLVGLGVGVASVTAPVYIAEASPSEIRGSLVSTNVLMITAGQFLSYLVNLAFTEVPGTWRWMLGVSGVPAVVQFVCMLFLPESPRWLFIKNRKNEAVDVLSKIYDLARLEDEVDFLTAQSEQDRQKRKNVKFWHVFRSKEIRLAFLVGGGLLFFQQFTGINTVMYYSPTIVQMAGFHANQLALLLSLIVAGMNAAGTVLGIYLIDHAGRKKLALCSLAGVIVSVVLLALAFFKQSTSSSEVYGWIAVVGLALYIGFFSPGMGPVPWTVNSEIYPEEYRGVCGGMSATVCWVSNLIVSETFLSIADGIGIASTFLILGGIAVVAFLFVILYVPETKGLTFDEVEVIWKERAWGKNPNPNTQRLLEEGSHS, from the exons ATGACGATCACTATGCACTCGACGCCGGGGAGCTCAGGGTACCTTGATTTGTACCCGGAGCGGAAGATGTCATTCTTCAAGAACCCTTTCATTCTCGGGCTCGCTGCCGTCGCCGGCATCGGCGGACTCCTCTTCGGTTACGACACGGGTGTCATATCAGGAGCTCTTCTCTATATCAAAGATGATTTCGAGCAAGTCAGAAACAGTAGTTTCCTACAG GAAACAATTGTGAGCATGGCAATTGCTGGCGCAATAGTTGGAGCAGCGGTAGGTGGTTGGACGAACGATTTCTTTGGTCGAAAGAAGGCCACCCTCTTTGCTGACGTCATCTTTGCTCTTGGAGCCATTCTCATGGCTGCTGCGCCTGATCCTTACGTTCTCATACTCGGACGTCTTCTCGTTGGCTTGGGTGTTGGTGTTGCTTCTGTCACTGCTCCTGTCTACATTGCAGAAGCATCGCCATCTGAAATAAGAGGATCTTTGGTAAGCACAAATGTGCTTATGATCACTGCTGGACAGTTTCTTTCCTACCTTGTCAACCTTGCTTTTACAGAG GTTCCAGGAACATGGCGATGGATGCTCGGAGTATCAGGTGTGCCAGCAGTTGTTCAGTTTGTTTGCATGCTCTTTCTTCCCGAATCCCCAAGATGGCTATTTATAAAG AATAGGAAAAATGAAGCAGTTGATGTGCTTTCTAAGATCTATGATCTTGCTCGCTTAGAGGATGAAGTTGATTTCCTCACAGCTCAATCGGAGCAAGACCGCCAGAAAAGGAAGAATGTCAAATTCTGGCATGTTTTTCGATCAAAGGAAATCAGATTGGCTTTCCTTGTTGGAGGAGGACTTCTG TTTTTTCAGCAATTCACAGGTATAAACACAGTCATGTACTACAGCCCAACAATTGTCCAAATGGCAGGCTTCCATGCCAATCAGTTGGCTCTACTGCTGTCCCTCATCGTCGCCGGCATGAACGCTGCTGGAACAGTGCTTGGCATTTACCTCATCGACCATGCGGGTCGAAAAAAATTGGCTCTTTGCAGCTTAGCAGGAGTAATAGTATCTGTAGTCCTATTGGCCCTTGCATTCTTTAAGCAGTCAACATCTTCAAGTGAGGTGTATGGATGGATTGCAGTTGTGGGTTTAGCCCTCTACATTGGATTTTTCTCACCAGGAATGGGGCCTGTGCCTTGGACCGTGAACTCGGAGATATACCCCGAAGAATATAGAGGAGTGTGTGGCGGCATGTCAGCTACCGTTTGCTGGGTGTCTAACTTGATTGTGTCAGAGACCTTCCTCTCCATTGCTGACGGTATAGGGATCGCTTCCACATTCTTGATTCTTGGTGGCATAGCGGTGGTTGCGTTTCTGTTTGTGATTCTGTACGTTCCAGAGACCAAGGGATTGACATTTGATGAAGTAGAAGTGATATGGAAGGAGAGGGCTTGGGGCAAGAATCCCAATCCAAACACACAAAGACTTCTTGAGGAGGGAAGTCACTCCTAG